From the genome of Arthrobacter sp. SLBN-122:
CGGTGACCGCACCCGTAGCCCACATGGCCGCCGGCACCGCCACGAAGGTGTACGCGGTGTAAAGGTCCCCGCCGAGCAGGAACCAGGTGATCCAGGTACCGAAGCCGCGGCCGCCCAGGCCCCATTCGTCCAGGCTGTGCAGACCTTCCACCTCTGGGCTTCGGCGCCACTTGGCGGCCAGGAAGCCCATGACAGCCACGACGACGAAGAGCAGCACGACAATCACCAAGGCAGTCCAGTTGATCTCGCGTGCGTTCATGGCCGGTCCCCTCCCAACCCTGTGTCGGCTGAGGCGGTGCCTGCCCGGGGTGGGCCACCGGCACGTACCTCGGCCCGCCGTCGTCGGTCTTCCCTGGTCACCAGCCAGTAGGCTGTGCCGGTCAAGATCGCCGAAATCGGCACCCAGAGCAATTGGTACCAGTAGAAGAAGGGCATCCCGGCCAGCCTGGGCGCATCAAAGGAATACAGCTGCGGCATGAGCGGGAAGAGGATGGCGGCGCCCAGCAGGACGGCGGCGCCGATATAGGGAGCGGGCCTTGCCGGGCCCCGGATGGCGGTATCGCGGGTCAGGCGCGATTCCTCCGGAAATGCATCGCCGTTCGGGCTGTAGCCGGAACCATCTGCATGGGACATCTGTGACCTCCTCGTCAGCCTGTCCCGCGTCCGGCCGCTTCTTGGGTGAAAACGGCCAATCGACGGGACGATGTGCCCTCCACCTCCAGTTGTACCCCGCTTTGACCTGCGCGGGAAGGGTTTTTCACAGTCACCGGGGGCTGATCCCGCCGGGAGAAAAGGAGGGCACTGCAGACGAATAAAAAAGGGAACCATCACAATGTGATGGTTCCCTTTTCGGTGTACCGGTGGAGCTGAGGGGACTCGAACCCCTGACCCCCTGCATGCCATGCAGGTGCGCTACCAGCTGCGCCACAGCCCCGTACTTTTGTTCCTTCCGGTCTGATTGGCCGGAGCAACCTGACCAGAGTAATGCACTTTTCCGTTGGACGCCAATCGGCCGCCATCAGCATCCGAACCGACTTCTCCGTCGCCCCGCCCGGCCATTCAACCCAGCCAATGGAAGGTGTACAAAACCAACCGGAAACAAAAAAGTCCGCCGGAACCATCACGGTTCCGGCGGACTTGCCGGTGGAGCTGAGGGGACTCGAACCCCTGACCCCCTGCATGCCATGCAGGTGCGCTACCAGCTGCGCCACAGCCCCGGATTGTTGCTGCTCCGAGAAGCTTTCTTCAGGGTCTCCCCCGAAGCAACTCAAATATCTTAGAACAGCAATTCCGAAAATTCCAAATCGGGAATATTCACTTTCTGCACACCGTCAGGTTGCGGCGCCTACTCGGTGTCGGCGATTGCGCCGGCTTTGGCGGATGCGTCGTCCCCAAGCTGCAGGTCCACCACGGGGCAGTCCTTCCAGAGCCGCTCCAGGGCGTAGAACACGCGATCCTCCTCATGCTGGACGTGGATGACAACGTCAGCATAATCCAGCAGGACCCACCGGCCGCCGGAGCGGCCCTCGCGGCGCACCGGGCGCAGGTCCTGTTTGGCGAGTTCTTCCTCGATACCGTCAACGATCGCGTTGACCTGGCGTTCGCTGGGCGCGGAAGCGATGAGGAAGACGTCGGCCAGGGCCAGTCGTTCGCTCACGTCCATGGCGACGATGTCCTGCGCAATCTTGTCGGCAGCGGCCTTGGCGGCCGTACGGGCTATGGCGATGGACGATTCTGTTGCAGTCACGGGACTCCTTGTTTGGTTAAGTGTTGATGCCGGTGCGGTCAGCGGGACATGCCGCTGACGATCAGGATGATGCCGGCAACGAGGGCCAGGATCCCGAACGCGAGGATGCAGAACTGCAGGATGCGGTTCCGCCGCGCCCTAGTGAGGCCTGCAGTCGCGGCATCCAGGGGGTCGAGGCCATAGGCGGAGCGGGCAGGAACGCGGGGCAGGTCCTCAAAGAGATCCTCCGGGTGGTTCTCGGCTTGGTTCTCGGGAACCGATACCCGTTTGGGACGGCTGGCTGCCTTGGCCGCCGCCTCAGCACGGGCAATCACCTGGGACCGCCCTGCGGCGGTATCCGGCGCGGGCGCCTTGGGACGGGAAGCCGGTTTCCGTTTTCCCGGAACCTTGGTGCCGGGCCGCGTGGTGACCGGGACATGCGAGGTTGCCGGCGGCTTCATCACCGGACGTTCGACGCCGGGCACCTGGACGAACTCAAGGGGTGTCACCATCGCCAGGTTGTTGGCGGTGGAGGGGCCGGGTTTGTCCTTGGGTGCGACGTCCTTGGAAGCGGCATCCCTGGGAGCCGCATCCCTGGGAGCCGCATCCCTGGCGGGTCCTGCAGGATTGCCGGCCTGTTCGGCAAGTTTCTGCCGGGCCATGGCCCTACGGTTGAGCACCGCGGCCCGTTCGGCCAGGGCAATCTGCTCAGCGAGGATCTCCGGATCCACGGCTTCCGGATCCATGGAGGCAATGTGCTCCATTTTGGCGATCTGGTTCCTGGCCTGCGCAGCAATCAGCGCCCGCGCTTCCAGGGCCTGTTCCACCGTCATCCCTTCCGGGACGTTTCCGGAAGCCGGCGCCGGACTTTCAGCGGTGGCTGGGGCTTCCGACGCCGCGGGCGCGTCAGTCCCGGCAGGGCCGGCCGTCTTTGCTGTGCCGTCCGTCTTTGCCGTGCCGTCCGACTTTGCCGGGCTGCCTGTCTTTGCCAGTGCAGCGGCATTCCGCGCGGGTGCCACCGAAGGTGCGGGGGCCGCAGCGGGCGGCACTATGGGGTTGGCGGCGGTCAGCGCCTGCTCTTTGAGCTGCTGCAGCCGCAGCTGCCGCCGGGTGGGCGGACCGCCTGCAGCAAGCTGGCCTTCCTTTTCCTCGAGCTCCTTGATGGTGCGGAGCGCGGCCCGGTCGCGGGCCCGGATCTGGGAGGACCGCTGGGTGGCAGTCTGCTCTGCCGCCGCTTGGCCTGCAGCAATGGGCCGCGCGGGCGATGCGGTGCCTGCGGAGCGGGAGTTGGCCGTCGCATCCTGCCCTGCCGGCGCTGATGCGGGACCGGCCGGCCGGTCCGCGGCAGGCGGGCGCTGCCCAGCTGCAGGCAGGGTGGCCTGCTGGGCATCCCTGGCCTTCCGGAGTTCCCGGCGGCTGCGGATTGGGGGCTGTTCCTGACTCATTGTGAACTCATTCAGTACTGGCTGGTTCGCGTGCTTTGGAAGCTGGTTCATCCGTGGTTGCGGGCGGGTCCGAATACAGGCCGTACTTGGCGATGTACTGGACCACCCCGTCCGGGACCAGGTACCAGACCGGGTTGTTCGCCGCCACGCGGGCACGGCAGTCGCTGGACGAAATGGCCATGGCCGGAACTTCCAGGAGGCTGACGTCGTCGCGTCCCATGCCGTCAAGGACGTGTCCGGGTCGCGTCACGCCCACGAAGTGGGCCAGCGACCACAGTTCGTCAATGTCCTTCCAGGACAAAATCTGGGCCAGGGCGTCCGCGCCGGTGATGAAGAAAAGGTCGGCGTCGGGGCGCTGGGCCCGGAGGTCGCGGAGCGTGTCGATGGTGTAGGTGGGACCCGGACGGTCAACGTCCACGCGGCTGACGGTGAAGCGCGGATTGGACGCCGTGGCGATGACGGTCATCAGGTAGCGGTGCTCGGGCTCACTGACCTGTTTATGGGACTTTTGCCATGGCTGCCCGGTGGGGACGAAGACCACCTCGTCGAGGTCGAACTCCGCCGCGACTTCGCTGGCTGCGACAAGGTGGCCGTGGTGGATGGGATCGAATGTTCCGCCCATCACGCCCAGCCGCAGCCTCCCCCGGGCACCATTGCGGCGCAGGTTGTGGGAAATCTTAGTGGCCCTGCCCGCGATCGTGCTTATTGGGGTGCTGGCGGTGCGGGTCCGCGTGCTCGTCCGTGGCAGCGTGCCGGTTGCCCAGGTTGTTGTAGGACCAGGCGATGAACATCAGCACCAGCAGGATGGCGAACATGGATACGCCAAAGACCCAGGGCTCGGCCCACAGCGGGGCAAGCTCCTCATGGCCTTCTTCGCCTGCGGCGGCGACGGACGTGGCAATCTGCTGGAGCAGCATTTTCTCCCCTATGTTCAAGGATTTACGGGCAGCGGAACCTTCCGCTGCATTCCGGGTTCTGGTCTATGTTACCGCGTTGCTACCCGCGGACCTGGCCTTCGCCCTGGACGATCCACTTGGTGGTGGTGAGCTCGGTCAGGCCCATGGGGCCGCGGGCGTGCAGCTTCTGGGTGGAAATGCCCACCTCGGCACCAAGGCCGAGTTCCCCGCCGTCGGTAAACCGCGTGGAAGCGTTGACGATCACCGCCGCGGAATCCACCTCCGCGATGAACCGTTCGGCATTGGCAAGGCTGTTGGTGAGGATGGCTTCGGTGTGGCCGGTGGACCAGGCACGGATGTGCTGGACGGCTTCGTCGAGGCTGTCCACCATGGCCACGGCGAGGTCCAGGTCCATGTATTCGGTTCCCCAGTCCACATCCGTGGCCGGCTGGGTCTCGATCCCGGGCAGTGCGGCGCTGATGCGTTCGTCGACGTGCAGGCGGACGCCGGCGGCGCGCAGGGCGGCGGCGACGGAGGGCAGGACCGTAGAGCCCGAGTGGACCAGCAGTGTCTCCACCGTGTTGCAGACACTGGGGCGCTGGGTTTTGGCGTTGAGCAGGATCTCCACGGCCATGTTTTCGTCAGCGGACTCGTCGATGAAGATGTGGACGTTCCCCTCCCCCGTCTCGATGACGGGCACCGCGGAGTTGGTGACCACGGTCTGGATCAGGTCCCGGCCGCCGCGGGGAATCAGCACGTCCACCCGGCCCCGGGCCTTCATCAGCACGTTGGCTCCGGCGCGGCCGAACTGGTCCACGGTCTGGACAGCATCAGCGGGCAGGCCAACGGACTCGAGCGCTTCGCGCAGCACCCGCACCAGGACCTGGTTGGTGGCCTCGGCGGCACTGCCGCCGCGCAGGATGACGGCGTTGCCGCTCTTGAGCGCCAGCCCCGCGATGTCAACCGTGACGTTGGGCCTTGCCTCGTAGATGGCTGCCACGACGCCCATGGGCACGTTGACCTGGCGGAGGCGGAGCCCGTTGGGAAGGGTCTGGCCGCGGACTACGTTGCCCACAGGATCCGGGAGGTTGGCCAGGTTTTCAAGGGCGGCCACCAGCCCGGAAATGCGTGTTTCGGTAAGCGTGAGGCGGTCCAGGAGCGCCTTGGATGTGCCGTTGGACTTGCCCTTGTCCACGTCCATGGCGTTGGCCGTGAGGATGGCCTGGGCACTCTCCTGCAGAGCGGCTCCGACGGCGCGGAGGGCACGGTCCTTCCAGGCCCGGTTGGCGGTGGCCATCCGGCGGGCGGCGTGGCGGGACCGGTCAGCGATGGCGTGGACAGCCGCTTCAACTTCTGCAGCGGAAAGCGGCGCCCCAGCTGATCCCGGTTCTGCCGCGGGACCCGGCTGCGCCTGCGCAGCAGTGGTTCCGGTGGTTTCAGCAGCATGGATCAGGGCTTCAGTCATGATCCAAGTTTAGGCGAGCCCTGGACTCAGACCAGCACCAGGTCGTCAACATGAACAACTTCGCGGTCATAGCCGCTTCCCATTTCCTCGCCCAGCTCCCGCGTGGAACGCCCCAGCATGCGGGGCAGCTCCTCCGACGAGTAGTTCACCAGGCCGCGGGCCACGACGGTGCCGTCGGCCCCTGCCAGCTCCACGGCGTCGCCCGCTTCAAAGTCCCCATGGACGGCGGAAATGCCCGCCGGCAGCAGGGAGGTGCGGTGGTGCCGTACGGCGCGCACCGCCCCTTCGTCCAGGACAAGGCGGCCCTGCACGGAGGCAACGTGGGCAAGCCACAGGAGGCGGACGGGCTTGCGGGAACCGTTGACCGAGAACCACGTGCCCACGTCCTCGCCGTTCAAGGCCGCGGCGGCGTTGGCCGTGGAGGTCACCAGCGCATGGATGCCCGAACCGGCCGCCATGCTGGCAGCTTCCACTTTGGTCATCATTCCCCCGGTGCCCACACCGGCCTTGCCGGCTTTGCCGATGGAAACCCCTTCGAGGTCGTGCGCGCCGGTGACCAGGGGGATGCGCCGGGCACCCTGGGCGGGCGGCCCGTCATACAGGGAGTCGACGTCGGACAGCAGCACCAGTGCATCGGCGCGCACCAGGTGCGCCACCAGTGCCGCAAGCCGGTCGTTGTCACCAAAGCGGATTTCGTGGGTGGCCACGGTGTCGTTCTCGTTGACGACGGGGACCACGCCCAGGTTCAGCAGCCGGTCCATGGCGCGGAGGGCGTTGGTGTGCTGGCTGCGGCGCATCAGGTCCTCGGCCGTGAGCAGGACCTGGCTGACGGTGACGCCGTGAGCACCGAAGGCCTGCGTGTACCGGGCCATCAGCAGTCCCTGGCCTACGCTGGCTGCCGCCTGCTGGGTGGCAAGGTCGCGGGGCCTCTTGGCCAGCCCCAGCGGGGCCAGTCCGGCGGCGATGGCGCCGGAGGACACCAGGATGATTTCGGCACCGGCGTTGCGTTTGGCCGCCAGCGCGTCGGCCAGGGCGGTCAGGGATTCCTCCGAAATGCCGCCCTTGATACTGGTGAGCGAGGAGGACCCCACCTTCACGACGATCCGGCGGGCACCCGCCAGGGCGCTCCTGTCGGAGGCGCGTTCAGCGGGTTCCGCGGCCATGCCCCTAGAGGTCATCGTCCGCTTCCAGTCCGCTCTCCTTCACGGGGTGGGCGGCGCGGCGGCCGCTGACGGATTCGGTCCAGATGCCGGCTTTCCGTTCCGCCTCGAGCTCGGCACGGGCGGCTGCCTTGGCATCCCGGCGCTCCTGCTGCTCTTCACGCTTCTGGCTGCGGGTGGGGCGGTCACCGATATCAGCGAACCGGACATCCGTGCCGCGCGGCGACGCCAGGAGTTCAGCGCCTGCCATCATGGTGGGCTCCCAGTCGAAGACCACGCCGTCGTCCTCACCGATGACCACGGTATCGCCGGGCTTGGCGCCCTGCTTGAACAGTTCTGTTTCCACGCCGAGCTTGGCGAGCCGGTCTGCCAGGTAGCCGATGGCTTCCTCGTTGGTGAAGTCGGTCTGCTTGACCCAGCGCTC
Proteins encoded in this window:
- a CDS encoding DUF3311 domain-containing protein produces the protein MSHADGSGYSPNGDAFPEESRLTRDTAIRGPARPAPYIGAAVLLGAAILFPLMPQLYSFDAPRLAGMPFFYWYQLLWVPISAILTGTAYWLVTREDRRRRAEVRAGGPPRAGTASADTGLGGDRP
- the rsfS gene encoding ribosome silencing factor, with amino-acid sequence MTATESSIAIARTAAKAAADKIAQDIVAMDVSERLALADVFLIASAPSERQVNAIVDGIEEELAKQDLRPVRREGRSGGRWVLLDYADVVIHVQHEEDRVFYALERLWKDCPVVDLQLGDDASAKAGAIADTE
- the nadD gene encoding nicotinate-nucleotide adenylyltransferase; this encodes MGGTFDPIHHGHLVAASEVAAEFDLDEVVFVPTGQPWQKSHKQVSEPEHRYLMTVIATASNPRFTVSRVDVDRPGPTYTIDTLRDLRAQRPDADLFFITGADALAQILSWKDIDELWSLAHFVGVTRPGHVLDGMGRDDVSLLEVPAMAISSSDCRARVAANNPVWYLVPDGVVQYIAKYGLYSDPPATTDEPASKAREPASTE
- a CDS encoding glutamate-5-semialdehyde dehydrogenase; translated protein: MTEALIHAAETTGTTAAQAQPGPAAEPGSAGAPLSAAEVEAAVHAIADRSRHAARRMATANRAWKDRALRAVGAALQESAQAILTANAMDVDKGKSNGTSKALLDRLTLTETRISGLVAALENLANLPDPVGNVVRGQTLPNGLRLRQVNVPMGVVAAIYEARPNVTVDIAGLALKSGNAVILRGGSAAEATNQVLVRVLREALESVGLPADAVQTVDQFGRAGANVLMKARGRVDVLIPRGGRDLIQTVVTNSAVPVIETGEGNVHIFIDESADENMAVEILLNAKTQRPSVCNTVETLLVHSGSTVLPSVAAALRAAGVRLHVDERISAALPGIETQPATDVDWGTEYMDLDLAVAMVDSLDEAVQHIRAWSTGHTEAILTNSLANAERFIAEVDSAAVIVNASTRFTDGGELGLGAEVGISTQKLHARGPMGLTELTTTKWIVQGEGQVRG
- the proB gene encoding glutamate 5-kinase, coding for MTSRGMAAEPAERASDRSALAGARRIVVKVGSSSLTSIKGGISEESLTALADALAAKRNAGAEIILVSSGAIAAGLAPLGLAKRPRDLATQQAAASVGQGLLMARYTQAFGAHGVTVSQVLLTAEDLMRRSQHTNALRAMDRLLNLGVVPVVNENDTVATHEIRFGDNDRLAALVAHLVRADALVLLSDVDSLYDGPPAQGARRIPLVTGAHDLEGVSIGKAGKAGVGTGGMMTKVEAASMAAGSGIHALVTSTANAAAALNGEDVGTWFSVNGSRKPVRLLWLAHVASVQGRLVLDEGAVRAVRHHRTSLLPAGISAVHGDFEAGDAVELAGADGTVVARGLVNYSSEELPRMLGRSTRELGEEMGSGYDREVVHVDDLVLV